GGTCGCGGTGGGCCCGGAGATCGGCGAGCAGCTTGTCGTGCAGCGGGTCGGGGCCGGGGCCCAGACGGCCCGAGTAGCCGACGTCGGCGGTGTAACCCCGGTGGACCGGCGCCAGGTCGAGGATGAACGGCATGCCCTCCGCCAGCCTGCGACCGGTGGGGAAGAACTGGAGCGGGATCCGGAAATCCTTGAAGGCCGTGCGGTCCCCGAACCAGGCGAAGGGCAGATGGAACCAGTCGCGCACCCCGCGCGCCCGCAGCCACTCGCGCTGCATCCGGGCCGCCTCGCGCTCCGTGACACCCGGCCGCAGGCGCGCGGCCACGGCTTCGGCGCACTCGTAGGCCAGCCGCTGCACGGATCTGAATCCCCGCAGTTCCGCGGCCTGTTCGCCCCTCACCGCCGAAGCCATGCCACCCCTCTGTGCCGTGTGCCGTGTGCCGTGTGCCGCACGCCGTGTGCGGTACGCGTTCGTAACGTGACACCGATGAATGTGACAATGTCCGACGGCTGCGTCAAGGGGTCCTCCCGGCCTGTGGACAACTCTCCGATCAGGGTCCGATCTCCGCCATTTCCGGCCCGATTCCAGCCCGATTCCGGCCTGCCCCCCACCTTCGGACTGACTTTTGACGCTGCCCTTACGGGTCCGTACACCTCAAGATGGATCCCGAGACAGCCGTCAGGGCTGACGTCCGCTGTGGTGTGCGCCACTACCGTCTTAAACGTGACTGTGATCGCTACTGAAGGCCTGAGTAAGCGGTTCCCCCGGGTAACCGCGCTTGACCGGCTCTCCTTGGACATCGGACCGGGTGTGACCGGTCTGGTGGGTGCCAACGGAGCCGGCAAGTCCACCATGATCAAGATCCTGCTGGGTCTGTCCCCCGCCACGGAAGGCCGGGCCGCCGTGCTCGGGTTCGACGTCGCCACCGACGGCGCCGCCATCCGCGAGAGCGTCGGATACATGACCGAGCACGACTGCCTGCCGCCCGATGTGTCGGCGACCGAACTCGTCGTCCACATGGCGCGCATGTCCGGACTCCCTCCGACCGCCGCCCGTGAACGCACCGCGGACACGCTGCGCCATGTCGGCCTGTACGAGGAGCGGTACCGCCCCATCGGTGGCTACTCGACCGGCATGAAGCAGCGCGTCAAGCTCGCGCAGGCGCTGGTCCACGACCCCAAACTCGTCCTCCTCGACGAGCCGACGAACGGTCTCGACCCCGTCGGCCGCGACGAGATGCTCAATCTGATCCGCCGCGTGTACACGGACTTCGGCATCTCCGTCCTCGTGACCTCGCACCTCCTCGGCGAGCTCGAACGCACCTGTGACCACGTCGTCGTCATCGACGGCGGCAAGCTGCTGCGCTCCAGCTCCACCAGTGACTTCACACAGAACACGGCGACGCTCGCCGTCGAGGTCACCGACACCGACACCCACCACGACGGCACCCGCGCCCTGCGCGAGGCCCTCACCGCGGCCGGACTCTCGCTCCACGTGGGCGAGGAGGACGGGCTGCCGGGCGCCGGCCACATCCTGCTGATCGAGGCCACGGGCGAGGAGACGTACGACGTCGTACGCGACACCGTCGCCGAACTCGGTCTCGGCCTCGTACGGATGGAACAGCGCCGCCACCACATCGCCGAGGTCTTCCGCGCGAAGGACGCCGCGTCGGCGGCCGTCGGCGCGCAGGCCGTACCGGCGGGCACGGGCACCGCGGAACTCGCACTTCAGAAGGGAGGCGGCAGCGATGAGCACTGACCTCACCCAGATCCACAACATCGGTTACCGCAACTACGACGGCCCCCGGCTCGGCCGCGCCTACGCCCGCCGCTCCCTCTTCTCGCAGTCCCTGCGCGGCTCCTACGGACTCGGCCGCTCCGGCAAGTCCAAGATCCTGCCGATGATCCTGTTCGCCGTGATCTGCCTGCCGGCGGCGATCATGGTCGCTTTCGCCGTCGGCACGGACCTCAAGTCCCTGCCGGTGCCCTACACGCAGTACGCGATCTTCCTCCAGGCCGTCATCGCGCTCTTCCTGGCCGCCCAGGCGCCCCAGTGCGTCTCCCGCGACCTGCGGTTCAAGACGGTGCCGCTGTACTTCTCACGCCCCATCGAGCGCGTCGACTACGTCGTCGCCAAGTACGGCGCCATGGCCTCCGCCCTCTTCGTCCTGACCGCCGCGCCGCTCCTGATCCTCTACATCGGCTCGCTGCTCGCCAAGATGGACTTCGTCGACCAGACCAAGGGCTTCGGCCAGGGACTCGTCTCCGTGGCGCTGCTGTCACTGCTCTTCGGCGGACTCGGCCTGGTGATGGCCGCCCTCACCCCGCGCCGCGGTTTCGGCGTCGCCGCCGTGATCGCCACGCTGACCATCACCTACGGCGCCGTCTCCACCGTCCAGGCGATCGCCTACGGGACCGGTTCGGACAGCGCCGTCCAGTGGATCGGCCTCTTCTCGCCCATCACGCTCATCGACGGCGTACAGACCGCGTTCCTCGGCGCCACCTCGTCGTTCCCCGGCGAGGCCGGTCCCTCGGCCGGTGTCGGCGTCATCTATCTGCTGGTCGTTCTCGCGCTCATCCTCGGCTCGTACGCCGTCCTCATGCGCCGTTACCGGAAGGTCGGGCTGTGACCACCATCAACATCGAGCACGCGTCGCGCTGGTTCGGCAACGTGGTCGCCGTCAACGACGTGACGATGACCGTCGGCCCCGGCGTCACCGGACTGCTCGGACCGAACGGCGCGGGCAAGTCCACGCTCATCAACATGATGGCCGGGTTCCTGTCACCCTCCAACGGAAGCGTCACCCTCGACGGCGACGCGATCTGGCGCAACGAGTCCGTCTACCGCAAGATCGGCATCGTCCCCGAGCGGGAGGGG
This window of the Streptomyces niveus genome carries:
- a CDS encoding ABC transporter ATP-binding protein, producing the protein MVCATTVLNVTVIATEGLSKRFPRVTALDRLSLDIGPGVTGLVGANGAGKSTMIKILLGLSPATEGRAAVLGFDVATDGAAIRESVGYMTEHDCLPPDVSATELVVHMARMSGLPPTAARERTADTLRHVGLYEERYRPIGGYSTGMKQRVKLAQALVHDPKLVLLDEPTNGLDPVGRDEMLNLIRRVYTDFGISVLVTSHLLGELERTCDHVVVIDGGKLLRSSSTSDFTQNTATLAVEVTDTDTHHDGTRALREALTAAGLSLHVGEEDGLPGAGHILLIEATGEETYDVVRDTVAELGLGLVRMEQRRHHIAEVFRAKDAASAAVGAQAVPAGTGTAELALQKGGGSDEH